In Mycteria americana isolate JAX WOST 10 ecotype Jacksonville Zoo and Gardens chromosome Z, USCA_MyAme_1.0, whole genome shotgun sequence, the sequence gcccgcgggggaggccgcccccgccgcccgccgccccgggcggccccccgcggcgccgcccgccgccctccgcccgccggcgcggccgtggggcggccccGAGGGCGGCCAGGCTGCGGGCGCAGGCCCAGCAGAGGAGCGCGGCGGGCGCCAGGAAGCCGGTGGCCGCCCCGTAGGCGGCGAAGGCCAGGCCCTGCCAGCGCGGCAGCTCCTCGAAGACGCTGCGGCAGCGCGgcccgccggggcgcggcgcggggcggaaGGCGAAGGCCTGGGGCAGGGCGAGGAGCGGcgccagcagccagcccagggcgGCCAggccgcgggcgggcagcgccgggcggtGCCGCTCCAgcgccagcagcaccagcccgtGGGCCGAGGCCAGCGGCCCGCAGcgctgcagcagcggcagcaggcggcaggcggcggcgcccggggggggcccggcggggccgcggagCTCGGCCGCCAGCCGCGGCAGCAGCGCCAGCCCGCAGCCCGCCAGGTCGGCCAGCGCCAGGTGCCCCAGCAGCAGGTCCCGccgccggcgcggccgcccgccgcacAGCCGCCGCAGCACCAGCCCGTTGCCcaccagcgccagcagcagcacggcggccgccccggccgcccgcggcccgggccggggcgggggggcgccggggccggagAGGTTGAGGCCGGCGGGGAAGGGGTCCTCCTCCatcgcgcccgccccggccgccgcggggcagccgccgcTCGGGCCCCCCGGCttccccgccggcggcgcggcgctccccgcgggcatatatgtgtatatatagggGCTGGCCGCCATCCGGCGGCGGGGGTGGGCTGCGCGCACGGCGCATCgcacgccccccgcccccggcaccggcGGGCGTCTTCCCCCGGCCGTCCTCTCCACGGGCGCCGGCGGGCGTCTCCCCGCGATGTTCCTCCGCCCGTACACCGCCCGGCACCGGCGGGCGTCTTCGCCCGGTGGTCCCCTCCACGGCACCGGCGAGCATCTTCCCGCAGCGGTCCTCACCGCGGGAACCGGCGGGCATCTTCCCCTGATGTTCCCCAGCCCGTCCACCGCCCGGCACCGGCGGGCGTCTTCCCCCGGTGGTCCCCTCCACGGCACCGCCGAGCGTCTTCTCCCGGTGGTCCGCTGCCCCTACACCGCCCGGCACCGGCGGGCGTCTTCCCCCGATGTTCCTCCGCCCGTACACCGCCCGGCACCGGCGGGCGTCTTCCCCCGGTGGTCCGCTGCCCCTACGCCGCCCGGCACCGGCGGGCATCTTCCCCCGACGGCTCCGTGACCAGCGGAGCATCCCCTGGAGGACagccggggcgagcggcggcagccgggggccGCGTCGCCCCTTGTTCGGGTCCCCGCACGGAGCTGTTGGGACCCGGGGCAGCCCCCGACGGCCGCCCGCCCCGACACCCGTGTCGCCGGGGCCCGTCGGGCCCACGCCCTGCgcggcagtgatttttttttccctctccccaaaGGAGGAAAAGACGTTAGAGCAGGGTACAGCAACAAATTACTGCGACTTATAAACCCAGCTGTATTTCTTGCCAGAAAACGGATCCTTTGGCTGCTCCCAAACCCCTTTGAGTTATTCCCAGCGGATGCCACTTGGCTGCAGAAAACATCAGAGCAGCCAAACTCTTAAGAGAGCATTAGGAAAAATCTAGTAGAAAATCAACTCAaagtgtttggggggggggaataaccTTTTTGATTGAAATGTTTTTACTTCGGTTGGTAGGTGCCACTCTGGTAGCTGGTTGGTAGCTCAGGATTCTGTTGTGGGACCCCGGGGGGGGTTATGTGGGCCATTATACGCCGTGTCTTGTTTGAAGGGGTGGTTTTAATACAGTcatcagcctggaaaaaaacaggagcAAGCACAACTGGTTATTATTTCACCTTAGGGAGAGTGTGATGGAGAGCGCGTTTCCCAAGGGGCTGTgagagggcaggcaggcaaaCTGCCATTTTAATGTGCTTTTGATAGGCAGGTGACGCTCACCAGCTCAGCTATCCACCGAGCTGGGCTTAACGCCCGGGGCTGTGCTGTTtacagaaagggaggagaaagcaggTCTTCGTTCCTCTGGCTCCAGCTGTGGCGGCAACGTTGTCCGGGTGGCACCAAGCTGGGGGCTgaggtggaagaggagaaggTCACGCTGGGTGAAAACCACCTCAGAGGTCTCTTGCCCTTCCCTTATGCTGGGTCCTGTCCCAAACTCAGGTAAGAAACTCCTGCCTCCCTTGGAGCTTTCAGTGCCTCCTGGGCTGCTCTAGGTTgaaatatctcattttctgttCATACTTTGTGGGTATATGTCCACTTTGTGGATGAGAAAGTGGCCAACAGGAGGCCTGCAGTGAGAGGGTCTAGTTACAGGTCTTTCACGATGAGGAGTTCTTAGCTGCGCTTTTTTTTGAAGGGAACAAAGTCTTTTGCCACCATGCATTTAACAAACTCATTAGTGTATTAACAAGCGTGCGTTGCCTCGAGGGCTTTCTTCTGGAGGACTTCCAATGCGCCAAGGCAGTTCTTAATCTGCAGTTGGTTGTAGATAAGCATGGAAGTCTTGACTGTAAAATGAAGCCGTTGGCTATTCATTGCTTACGCCGGTTGGGCCATGTAGGGTCCACAACGTGCTGACAGTCGGAGCCAGGTTTCAGACTGGCGTGCCTGGATAATTTATGTATACAAAATCCAGGCTGACTGTAGAAATGCCCTCATTAAATGAACTGGAGGTTTGGTgccaaatgttattttaatactGGTCTGgacatatatatttatgtctgtgtgtgtgcgttAATGTATGTAGACATTTGTGTGTGTCTCTATCtctatatgtgtatgtatgtagaTATACAATTTTTTAGAGGTGTCTTCATAAGAGTGTTTCTAACTCCAGGCTTCTGCATTTTAAGATTTTGGCCAATTTGGGAAGTTTATACACAGAGTCCGCCAAAAGGTGATAGTAAAAAATTGGGGGTTTCCTACTCCGGTTCTTGTGGTTAGTTTGCTACATGGTAtgcttattttctaaagaaataaatttctaaataaaataatttctataagAAATTTctataagaaattatttctaaaaaaaataataaatttctaaagaaaataagcatGAATGCCTTATTGGATGGTCCTGTGAGTCTGACAGTGACGTTTCATTTTCTGGGTAAGACTGGGTGGAAGTTCCTGTAAACTGGAAAGCAGAGAGTCGGTCCTTATGGTTGGTCGTGTGCAAATCAGATAACAAACCTGGCCACACTATTATTTACACCAGCCTTCCCCATGTAGCGGTTTATTAGGAAACACGCGGTTGCTGATCCCAAATAAACACCTAACGTGGCTCTGAGCAGGGTTTCGATTCGGCACGTCCCGCTTGGAGAAGGCGGTGGTGGCACGGGCTCGCAGGGAGCAAGGCGGCAGGGGGAATGCGGAGCTCTCTTCTTCCGTTATCAGGCCAGCCCCAGAACGCCTTCGCTCCTTatcagcacaggcagagctggctctgctgcatACAATCTGCTTCTGGTGCTATAGGGGCCGGCCCCGCTGCACATAAAGAGGAGCTGCGACACACGCCGTGACATATGTGAACAAGGCAGGACAGTTGCGGTAGGCGCAGCGAAGAGAGGCAATGCTGGACCTCATTATTCTGGGCCTCCATTTCTTCATCTGCTTTCTCATCTCCCTTGCGATCTGGCGTGGACCGAAGGTATGGTGTGGCTTGCTGCCACGCTGCTCCTCGTGGCTCGGCACCCCTCTGCAGCGGCATCCCCCCCGCCCGCGGTTCCCCTTTGGTCTCAGTGCCTACAAAGACCTTTTCTAGCCTGATTTTTCAGAGGAAGCGAGGGTAGTATGGTCGTACTGGGAATTTGGACGGAACTGGAATGCAGTAGCTAACTGTAAGCAAATTTAATAGGAAGGCAGGTTTTGTGATAAAACTACGTATGTCCTctgctgggagagggagaggctATTAGGCATTTGAAATAtgtaagaggaggaagggaaaggcagaCACATTTGCTAAGAAGCCCGGGTTGAATACAGCTCCtcaataaacaatttttttcccttttgcagatggtattttcagtttttcatcaaCTTACATCAGTTTGTATTTCTAGCCATAATATTATTTAAAGAGTATTGGATTTACATGTAAAGGCTACTGTTCACCCACTGCACAGCTAAACAGTATAGTATTTTACACGTAGCATCCTTGTATTTCTTTGCATGTAGCTTTCCTGGGGATACAGTAACTACAGTCCAGAGTAAATGAATAGTGATTTAGAATTTATCTTGCCTCAGCCTCAGGTATCAGGTTTGCAACAGCTGGTTTTCCTCGTCGCAGTTCTGTTAGTGAACACGTTGGCCAGAGATTATCACCAATCTCATGTGCTTTGCTTCTTGTGCACGTTGATAGTCTTTTACTAAAACTTCTGCTCCTTTCACTTCACGTGTTAAATGGGTCGGGGCTTTCTCCGGGACTGAGACACCCATTCTACATgtagaaattcaaacaaaaactgtttcataaggtggcttttttaattttttgtgttttaaggatGTGGATTTGCACAGCTCAAGCACAGGAACAGTTGAAATGGAGCCAGATGGTCTTGTATTAATTGGCAAAGAAGATGACATAAAGAGGTCCAGAAGAGTAACAGCCAAAGTCAATGGCAGACACGTTGTTGTTTTCTACCATAAAGGGAAATTTCATGCTATGGACTCTCGCTGCTACCGTAAGATATTTGCACATATTATCTCAATGTTGCGAGAATTAAGCATAAAATCTGCTGCATAAATTAATACTGTGTTCTACCATGTTTCAGATGAAGGAGGCCCTTTACATCTTGGAGAAATAGAGGTAcgtaagcaaaataaaaataatgcagcagcGTAGGGTCATGCAAAAACTCTAATGCATTTTTTGGAATATGTTTATCTGAACATAACGTCGAAAGAAATGgatatatatgtaaaatagcAGACAGCCATAGAGCCAAATCACCAAGCATGTCTTTTGTTCTAGAGATTCTTCCAGGAGAAGAATCAGAAGCTGATGACTTGCTATTTTTATCATCTTCTTCTTGCAGGATATCAATGGTCAAGCATGTATTACTTGTCCTTGGCATAAGTATAAAATTACTTTGGAAACAGGAGAAGGATTATATGAAGGAATAAACCCTTTGGAGCCATCACCAACACCACAGTGGCGATCAAAAGGAGTCAAACAAAGGATTCATAAAGTCACAATAGACAATGGAAACGTTTATGTGAGTCCTCCAGATTTGTCCGTAAGCTTTGACTCCGATTATTTTGCTGACAAGTACAAAAATAATGGTGATTTAGctatggaaaaacaaagcaactcaCAAACAGCAGAGTAAGTTGTGGCCGGAAAGCGGAATCCTGGTGAATGCACCAACGAAGAACTATGGTcgtgaaataaaaatgtgctgcGGCCATAAAGATTGTCTCCAGATTAAACTCCAGTGTTAATGTTATGTTTAAGCATTGAAACACATAGAATTGAGTAAGATAAGAAGCTCTGCATTGTCAGAAATGTGACTGATTTTGTGCCAATGATTTGTTTTTGCACTTGCATTTCGAAAAGACTTATTTACAGCAGAGTGCTTAATGATATTTGATATTTTAGAAATCCTATTTTGctagaattgttttaatttttaggaGGGAATGTAGTATATTACTGCTTATAAAACGTATTACATAGTTTAAGGTAAATAGTCAGGTGTAAAGGTTACGTTTATATACTTAACAGTTTATACTTACATGTATAAATGACATggaaatttttaactttttagaTAGGcgagcaatctctggatgtttatTAAGTGCCACAAAGAGAAGTACAAAACTTGAGCATATTTTAGTGACCTTCTTTATGCCTATTTGTGTATTACTACCGTGATCCCatagaagtatttattttccttctcctcatgGAACTCCTTTTGGTAGTTCATCGAATAATGTGACAAGCATTTGTCATGGATAGCTTGTCCTTCCTGATTCTGTTGGATAAGGAAGAAGCTGTTGGGTATAAAATCCCGATACATAATGGctcttgtttggttggttttatttattgtaaGTACATTTTTATACATTCCTTTGAAAAAGCGTGCTTTCTGTTTAGAGCGAAAAGTTAGGTTTCTCTGTGCGTGTTCACTGTATAATACCAGCTTTGCCCTGATAACCCCTCTGAGAAAGTTTCCCTCCGAGCTGTGCTGGGTGAGGCACAAGCTGGGCTCTGGGACATGGGTGGGTTCCCCTGCCCAGCCCGTGGGGTCCAGAGTGTGGAGATGCTGTGCGAATGCTTCACATCGTCTTGCAGGGCTGCAATCCTTTGGGGTACATTTTTGGGTGATTTGCTGGCTGTTTGCAAAATTCGATCATAATCAGGTTCAGCTTGAAGTTGCCTGGTCTCCATCTGTAAGTTTCTCTTGTGCACGCAGTGGGTCATCTTGCTGTTAATGTATGTGAAGGGTAAGTAGGTCTGCGTCAACACCATTGTtcatataaatgtatttaaaagtagTGAGGCATAAGGAAGTATCAGAGGAAAACATCTGTGCCCGATTGATcacaatgaaaaaagcaaagcccACAATCAATTTCTTTTACCGTATTTAAATGTAGATGTCCACCTCTGATCGTGTTTCCTGACATTGTTTTCGTGGTCGATAGGGAGAAGTGGCACCTTCAAAGTGCTGTTGAGCTGACCcgtttcagttttgtattttataagaactacagcacagaaatgctttcctccacctcctcctcctcctcctcttgctgacCCCTCGGCCAGCCATCTAATCTGACGCGATTAGCTGCAAATGCCTGCCTTCTGTCAGATGAATCACATCTTGATCATCTGCTAGAAAATGCTGTTACGTACTGATCAGTTCTgcggggttggttggtttgtttgtttgttttttaaaggaagacaTAAAGTTCTCCTCTCGCAGCCACAGGGTAGAtggcaggaagggaaggcaggtgGGGAGGTGGTACAGCTGATACTCCACGGGCCCTGGAGCACGCATCCCTTTGGGTGGTCCAGAGGGGGATGCAGAAtcgcttcccttccctcccctccctcctcacccaACTACCTGCACCTGCGACGAGAGTTAAGCATTGATATCTCGTCCTATTGAAAGACATGgatcatgtaaaagaaaaatattctaagaGCGTCACATATACCTGCATTGACTCATGCGATTGCTTAGATAGTATTTTTATCGCTTGTTTTTTGGAAGTATCGCATTAATAGAGATTACTATTTAAATCAATAAAGATGCAGTTCAGTTTAAGAAAGTCCCAATTATGAGTAATATGCTATTGCCTGTATGACATTTAGTAGAATGTTAGTAATAGGAAGTTTTACTTGAAAGTTTCATGAACATGTTAATATTAGTGGAAGAGTGCTCAGGCTTTTGCAGAATTGAGTTTTCTGGCTAAAATCCAGCAAAGTGTTTCATCATATGTTTACTGTTAATCATATGAAATCAGTGGAACTGCATGTCCAGGCTTAGGTAAGTCTCTTTTCTTCAGTACTTCTCAAGCATAATAATTATCTGCAAGCTTTTAAGGtgtttttgcttttactttaaacATGTTCTTATTCTCAGGGAGATTGCATTAATTTAATATCTAAAGTTTGTCAGTTAGTTTGCTTTCCCCTGAATTTTCTTGTTGATGATCATGGAAGGAACAGAGAATTTTTAACTCAGGTGGCTGTGAACAAAGGAGGGAGACTTGGCTGAGCtgttagattttctttttttcttttttcttttttatttttggacagCAAAGAACAAAACCTACAGTGTGTTAAAGTTgctaccattaaaaaaatatatgcactATTCCATTTCGTTTGTCTGAGCTTTGAAGTGCTAGAATATGCACttgatttgaaaatactgtaaaaccaTTTAATGTCCTAGAGTTGGACATTTCTGAGTCTCTTGTCCTGCCAGCGCTTTCTAGGTCTCTACTTACACCGATATATCGCGTGAAGACAGGGAGAACTCGGGGGATACCCTGAAAGGGAGCCGGTCAGGAGACTGgtagggaggggtggagggggaacACGGAGGGatctgggatgggatgggatgggatgggatgggagagcAGGCGCCGGAGCTGGGTGAGAAGTGAGGAGTGTCAGGAGGGGTGAGAAGAGGAGGGGTTGGTACCCATGGGGGAAGGAGGCTTCTgtggggaaaaccagaaaaggcagcaaaaggcaCTTTCAGGAGCAAGGAGACTGAAGCAGGGCGGGGGACCGAGAGCCGCCCAGGGAACGGCTGGTGGGGATGGAGGAAGGCTGGGACATGGCTGTTTGCAAGCAGAGACTACTAACGGGACGAGGAGGGAGATGAGGAGTGGTTAAGTTAAGGGACAACGAAGAGACAGAAGGAATGAGTAGTTGTGGGCAAGAGACCAAAAAGTCACTGGCTGGATAATTAGAGCTTCCTGGAGAGGTGTGTTAATGAGAGCCATGTTAAGATCAACCCTGCAAACCATTCAGGAGGAGTGTTTTGTTGGTGATAGTTTTGGGGGTTTAGTTTAATTTGACAAACGAGCAAACACCATCTGTTTTCCCATCATTAATCAGCCAggcaaagaacagagaaatgtattttgtgCTTTGGCTTGAAAATTTTCATGATGACTCTGCGAGACATTCAGGCTCTGTAAGCTGCTTTCACAAGCATCTTGAACAGAATAAACAAGTTATATTTATCCTTTCATGGAGCCATCTTTTTGGGAAAGGCAGGCGAAAACTATGACTGTAGTAGTTTGAACTGCAGCTTCAGCTTTGACCTGATGTAGCTGCACCGTAAACCTTAATTAGGCAATATTAAGTGTAAGGCTGGATGCTGTACGTTTTCCTTCTGCATGTAGCGCCTTGTTCTGCAATGTCCCCTTGACTTCATTTGGTGCTGCACATGAAACGAAGGTCAGCTTCAATGTTATAAAGTCAGTATTGAGAAGCTTATGAGGGTACCCCGTATGGAGCACGTACAGTGGTGAGAGCAGTCTTTGCAGGATAGGAAGTCACACCAGGCAGGGAAAAATGTCTAGTCTgtaggaaaacaattttaaaaccaacCTTTCACTGTTGAAGCCCTTTTCAATAGTGTCGTACAGTTCCTAATTTAATGCTTAATTGTGGAATGAAATCAGGCCTGAAGTTTGCACCTGCTCTTTCCAGTACGGTTAGGAAAAGCGATTCACGTTGTTCCCCCGCTGATCGTACAAACACGGACCGCGAGAGTCAGCACTCACCGGTTCCCGAGTGTCCCATCACCCTGCCCACGTCGCTTGGCAGCTGCTTGCAAAGGTTACTGGAGGaagcaggggacggggaatggaaACAATGCTGCTGGAGAGGTACCCGAGCCTCTGGTGGTGTGCGGGGAGACTGCCCTTCGCCGGCACTGCCGTGGGAGAGCCGGTCCCACAGCAGATCCGACTGGTGGGGGCTTCTCCCCCGCCACCTGCATCTGAGGCATCCGGGGTGAGCGGCTTTCTGCTGGGCTGGCAAGTTCAGCCGTCTCTGCCGTGGCTAAACCGGCACCGTGCCGAGGGCGCGGGGATGCAGGAGGAGTAGGTGAGGCTTAAGGGGGTCTGATGAGTTGGGTCAGCTCTTCGAACTCTATCCAGCAGAGGTTTTTTGTGGAATCTATTCATGCAAACCTACTGATTTTGTTAAGCGGAATTTTTCACTTGAATGACGAGTAAGCACAGTTCTCAACATCTGACATCTGTAAATTACTGAACTAGGCTAAAAGTGAAAATGCCAGTTTTGCTTGTAGGTACACAAACTGAGAAATCGATGCAGATATCCTGATTAGCCCATTAATGACTCTTCTTCTGTGAGATGAAGAGAATGCCCTGACAAGCACTGTCTGTGATGCTTGAGCAGTGGGATTGTTTTGCTAAAAGAGGTGTTTGAGAAGTACGGTTTGTTGTTGCAAACTGTGGAAGTTAGCAATCCAAGGCTGTAAgtactgaaaatgaaacaaaaataatataaaacatgttttttggCGTTTACCCAAAGCCTCTCCCCATATCTCCCCattgcaaaatggaaacaagaagGAATCCAAAAGTTCCTTTAGGCTAAACAAAATAAACCtgatttcttgtctttttaagtTCAAAAGAGACAAAACCAGAGGTGTTCTAAATCCCCTTCCTGAGCTATCAGATAAGCAACACAGCTCGTAGTCGCTGCCCCTTGCCAAGGGCAGTAGTTACGCTCTTTAACGGTGATGACTAGCTTTTCCATTACTTAAGCAATGACATATTTAGCCACTTCGCACACGTAGGAGGCTGCTTGCCAGAAAGCTCCCGAACCCTCCCTGtgcctggctctgcagagctcacCCCAGAGCTGTGGTCGGGACCCGAGGGGACAGCGTGTTCCTGCACAGGCTGTCACCGACTGCCAGCGAAATCCGTGCATCTGTGAGAAACGGCGGTTCCTGCTGTCGCTGCAAGGGTTCGGGCGGTTGCCGGCAGCAGCTAGAAATGCACGTGGATGGTCTGCGCCCGTTCCTTGGATGGCTTTGCTTAGGGAACTTTGCAAACAGCTGCTGATGGCTGCACGGCAAGGCTGGGGTCCTGTGGTGGGCCTGCTTGTGGACCTGCTGCGGGGTAGCTGGGACTCTGTCACCAGGTTGAGTACGGAGGAGGATGGGGCTCCCACAGGCCCCTCCAGGTCCCTTTACAAaggagctgcaggtgggaagaGTGACAGTGAGAATATCAGTTTATTTGGCCAGAGTTGATCCAGGTGAAATAAAAAGTGCAACTTCACCTTGGCACCCCTAACAAACTCCTTGTGTTTAACATAAAACAGGCTTCTGCAACATCATATCTATACCTCCAGGCAACATAAACGTTAGTAAAGAATGAATACCACTAATGAAATCGCTGTCAACGTCTTTCACGTATCACCCATCTCCAACTTTGCCTGAAGCCAGGGAAATGGAACAATGGAGGGCAAGGTGCCCAACAGCCAGCAAACTTCAGGTGCCTATTTCAAAGGGGAAGAACTGAGTTTCCAAAACAAGCAGCCCTCACTCTTTGCAACATCTTTTTTAAACCACTGTCATCagttaaccccagctggcaactaagccccccccagccgctcactcactccccccacagcgggatggggaagagaattagaagggtaaaagtgagaaaacttgtgggctgagacaaagacagtttaataatggaaatagaagaataacaaaataataataataataataataataataataatgatgtaatgaaaaggaaaataacaaaaagagagaaataaaacccaagaaagacaagagatgcaaatgaaaacaattgctcagcACCAatcaaccgatgcccagccagtccctgaccAGTGCCCCCTGCCAACCtcccccccagctttatacactgaatgacgccatacggtgtgggatgtccctttggtcagttggggtcagctgtcccagccgtgtcccctcccagctccttgtgccccccagccccctcgctggtggggtggggtggggtgaggagcagaccaggccttgactgtgtgtcagcactgctcagcaggaaccacaaCAGCCCTGGgtgatcaacactgttcccag encodes:
- the RFESD gene encoding Rieske domain-containing protein, translating into MLDLIILGLHFFICFLISLAIWRGPKDVDLHSSSTGTVEMEPDGLVLIGKEDDIKRSRRVTAKVNGRHVVVFYHKGKFHAMDSRCYHEGGPLHLGEIEDINGQACITCPWHKYKITLETGEGLYEGINPLEPSPTPQWRSKGVKQRIHKVTIDNGNVYVSPPDLSVSFDSDYFADKYKNNGDLAMEKQSNSQTAE
- the GPR150 gene encoding putative G-protein coupled receptor 150; translation: MAASPYIYTYMPAGSAAPPAGKPGGPSGGCPAAAGAGAMEEDPFPAGLNLSGPGAPPPRPGPRAAGAAAVLLLALVGNGLVLRRLCGGRPRRRRDLLLGHLALADLAGCGLALLPRLAAELRGPAGPPPGAAACRLLPLLQRCGPLASAHGLVLLALERHRPALPARGLAALGWLLAPLLALPQAFAFRPAPRPGGPRCRSVFEELPRWQGLAFAAYGAATGFLAPAALLCWACARSLAALGAAPRPRRRLGLASAPGDGGRREALAALGIVAAASSALNPYACLLLHGRRPGPRRLRRGLCGAGTAPAAVACCCPEPDVLLILTKPWYGESSAPAGRSSVRCYPRTREGPRRYLTEREVYLHRPIRLLRWIPSLTDTLEEFEALNTN